The Pseudomonas iranensis genome includes a window with the following:
- the cysS gene encoding cysteine--tRNA ligase gives MLTIYNTLSKSKEVFKPLDGNKVRMYVCGMTVYDYCHLGHGRSMVAFDLVTRWLRFSGYDLTYVRNITDIDDKIINRARENGESFEALTERMIAAMHEDEARLNIQKPDMEPRATDHIAGMHAMIQTLIDKGYAYAPGNGDVYYRVAKFMGYGKLSRKKIEDLRIGARIEVDESKQDPLDFVLWKAAKPGEPSWESPWGAGRPGWHIECSVMSTCCLGETFDIHGGGSDLEFPHHENEIAQSEAATGKTYANAWMHCGMIRINGEKMSKSLNNFFTIRDVLDKYHPEVVRYLLVSSHYRSAINYSEDNLKDAKGALERFYHALKGLPSVAPAGGEAFVERFTTVMNDDFGTPEACAVLFEMVREINRLRESDLDAAAGLAARLKELASVLGVLQLEADDFLQAGAEGRVDAAEVDALIAARLAARAAKDWAESDRIRDQLTAMGVVLEDGKGGTTWRLAD, from the coding sequence GTGCTAACGATCTACAACACGCTCAGCAAGAGCAAAGAAGTCTTCAAGCCGCTGGATGGCAACAAGGTGCGCATGTACGTCTGCGGGATGACCGTGTACGACTACTGCCACCTCGGCCACGGCCGCAGCATGGTCGCGTTTGACCTGGTGACGCGCTGGCTGCGCTTCAGCGGTTATGACCTGACTTACGTGCGCAACATCACCGACATCGACGACAAGATCATCAATCGTGCCCGCGAGAACGGTGAATCGTTCGAAGCGCTGACCGAGCGCATGATCGCCGCGATGCACGAAGACGAAGCGCGCCTGAACATCCAGAAGCCGGACATGGAACCGCGCGCCACCGATCACATCGCTGGCATGCACGCGATGATCCAGACCCTGATCGACAAGGGCTACGCCTACGCGCCGGGCAATGGCGACGTGTACTACCGCGTCGCCAAGTTCATGGGCTACGGCAAGCTGTCGCGCAAGAAGATCGAAGATTTGCGCATTGGCGCGCGCATCGAAGTCGACGAGTCGAAACAAGACCCGCTCGACTTCGTCCTGTGGAAAGCCGCCAAGCCGGGCGAGCCGAGCTGGGAATCGCCATGGGGCGCCGGACGTCCGGGCTGGCACATCGAGTGCTCGGTGATGTCCACCTGCTGCCTCGGTGAGACTTTCGATATTCATGGCGGCGGCAGCGACCTGGAGTTCCCGCACCACGAAAACGAAATCGCCCAGAGCGAAGCGGCCACCGGCAAGACCTACGCCAACGCGTGGATGCATTGCGGGATGATTCGCATCAATGGCGAGAAGATGTCCAAGTCCTTGAACAACTTCTTCACCATCCGCGACGTGCTCGACAAGTACCACCCGGAAGTAGTGCGTTACCTGCTGGTGTCGAGCCACTACCGCAGCGCGATCAACTATTCGGAAGATAACCTCAAGGACGCCAAGGGCGCACTGGAGCGTTTCTACCATGCGCTGAAAGGCCTGCCGAGCGTCGCGCCGGCAGGCGGCGAAGCGTTTGTAGAGCGTTTCACCACGGTGATGAACGACGACTTCGGCACCCCTGAAGCCTGCGCCGTGCTGTTCGAGATGGTCCGTGAGATCAACCGTCTGCGCGAGAGCGATCTCGATGCAGCGGCGGGGCTGGCGGCACGTCTGAAAGAACTGGCGAGCGTGTTGGGTGTGTTGCAGTTGGAGGCGGATGACTTTTTGCAGGCGGGCGCTGAAGGGCGGGTCGATGCGGCTGAAGTCGATGCACTGATTGCGGCGCGCCTGGCAGCTCGGGCGGCGAAAGACTGGGCCGAGTCGGACCGGATTCGTGATCAGCTGACGGCGATGGGTGTGGTGCTGGAAGATGGCAAGGGTGGGACTACCTGGCGTCTGGCTGACTGA
- a CDS encoding glutamine--tRNA ligase/YqeY domain fusion protein yields MSKPTVDPTSNAKSGPAVPVNFLRPIIQADLDSGKHTQIVTRFPPEPNGYLHIGHAKSICVNFGLAQEFGGVTHLRFDDTNPAKEDQEYIDAIESDVKWLGFEWSGEVRYASQYFDQLHDWAVELIKAGKAYVDDLTPEQAKEYRGSLTEPGKNSPFRDRTVEENLDLFARMKAGEFPDGARVLRAKIDMASPNMNLRDPIMYRIRHAHHHQTGDKWCIYPNYDFTHGQSDAIEGITHSICTLEFESHRPLYEWFLENLPVPANPRQYEFSRLNLNYTITSKRKLKQLVDEKHVNGWDDPRMSTLSGFRRRGYTPKSIRNFCEMIGTNRSDGVVDFGMLEFSIRDDLDHSAPRAMCVLRPLKVVITNYPEGQVENLELPRHPKEDMGVRALPFAREIYIDREDFMEEPPKGYKRLEPAGEVRLRGSYVIRADEAIKDADGNIVELRCSYDPDTLGKNPEGRKVKGVIHWVPAAASVECEVRLYDRLFRSPNPEKAEDSASFLDNINPDSLQVLTGCRAEPSLGNAQPEDRFQFEREGYFVADLKDSKPGQPVFNRTVTLRDSWGQ; encoded by the coding sequence ATGAGCAAGCCCACTGTCGACCCTACCTCGAATGCCAAGTCCGGCCCTGCCGTGCCGGTCAACTTCCTGCGGCCGATCATCCAGGCAGACCTGGACTCGGGCAAGCACACCCAGATCGTGACTCGCTTCCCGCCGGAGCCCAACGGCTACCTGCACATCGGCCACGCCAAGTCGATCTGCGTCAACTTCGGCCTGGCCCAGGAGTTCGGCGGCGTCACGCACCTGCGTTTCGACGACACCAACCCGGCCAAGGAAGATCAGGAATACATCGACGCCATCGAAAGCGACGTCAAATGGCTGGGCTTCGAATGGTCCGGCGAAGTGCGCTACGCCTCGCAGTATTTCGACCAATTGCACGACTGGGCCGTCGAGCTGATCAAGGCCGGCAAGGCCTACGTCGACGACCTGACCCCCGAGCAGGCCAAGGAATACCGTGGCAGCCTGACCGAGCCGGGCAAGAACAGCCCGTTCCGTGACCGCACCGTGGAAGAGAACCTCGACCTGTTCGCGCGCATGAAGGCCGGTGAATTCCCGGACGGCGCGCGCGTGCTGCGGGCGAAGATCGACATGGCCTCGCCGAACATGAATCTGCGCGACCCGATCATGTATCGCATCCGCCACGCGCATCACCACCAGACCGGCGACAAGTGGTGCATCTACCCGAACTACGACTTCACCCACGGGCAGTCGGATGCCATCGAAGGCATCACCCATTCGATCTGCACCCTCGAATTCGAAAGCCATCGTCCGCTGTACGAGTGGTTCCTGGAGAACCTGCCGGTGCCGGCGAACCCGCGCCAGTACGAATTCAGCCGCCTGAACCTGAACTACACGATCACCAGCAAGCGCAAGCTCAAGCAATTGGTTGACGAGAAGCACGTCAATGGCTGGGACGATCCGCGGATGTCCACGCTGTCGGGCTTCCGCCGCCGTGGCTACACGCCGAAATCGATCCGCAACTTCTGCGAAATGATCGGCACCAACCGTTCCGACGGCGTGGTCGATTTCGGCATGCTCGAATTCAGCATTCGTGACGACCTCGACCACAGCGCACCGCGTGCCATGTGCGTGCTGCGTCCGCTGAAAGTGGTCATCACCAACTACCCGGAAGGCCAGGTCGAAAACCTCGAACTGCCACGGCACCCGAAAGAAGACATGGGCGTGCGCGCGCTGCCATTCGCCCGGGAAATCTACATCGACCGAGAAGACTTCATGGAAGAGCCGCCGAAGGGCTACAAGCGCCTGGAACCGGCCGGTGAAGTGCGTCTGCGCGGCAGCTACGTGATCCGCGCCGACGAAGCGATCAAGGACGCCGACGGCAACATCGTCGAACTGCGTTGCTCGTACGACCCGGACACCCTCGGCAAGAACCCGGAAGGGCGCAAGGTCAAAGGCGTGATCCACTGGGTGCCGGCCGCCGCCAGCGTCGAGTGCGAAGTGCGCCTGTACGATCGCCTGTTCCGTTCGCCGAACCCGGAAAAAGCCGAAGACAGCGCCAGCTTCCTCGACAATATCAACCCTGACTCGCTGCAAGTGCTGACCGGTTGTCGCGCCGAGCCATCGCTCGGCAACGCACAGCCGGAAGACCGTTTCCAGTTCGAGCGCGAAGGCTACTTCGTCGCGGACCTGAAGGACTCGAAACCCGGTCAGCCGGTATTCAACCGTACCGTGACCCTGCGTGATTCGTGGGGCCAGTGA
- a CDS encoding peptidylprolyl isomerase: MTQVKLTTNHGDIVIELNAEKAPITVANFIEYVNAGHYTNTVFHRVIGNFMIQGGGFEPGMKEKKDKRPSIQNEADNGLSNDKYTVAMARTMEPHSASAQFFINVADNTFLNHSGKNVQGWGYAVFGKVTAGTDVVDKIKGVSTTSKAGHQDVPADDVIIEKAEIIAA; the protein is encoded by the coding sequence ATGACTCAAGTCAAACTGACCACCAACCATGGCGACATCGTCATCGAACTGAACGCTGAAAAGGCGCCAATCACCGTTGCCAACTTCATCGAGTACGTCAACGCTGGTCACTACACCAACACCGTATTCCACCGCGTCATCGGCAACTTCATGATCCAGGGCGGCGGTTTCGAGCCAGGCATGAAAGAGAAGAAAGACAAGCGTCCAAGCATCCAGAACGAAGCGGACAACGGTCTCTCCAACGACAAATACACCGTCGCCATGGCCCGCACCATGGAGCCGCATTCGGCATCGGCGCAGTTCTTCATCAACGTCGCCGACAACACCTTCCTCAACCACAGCGGCAAGAACGTCCAGGGCTGGGGCTACGCGGTATTCGGTAAAGTGACCGCCGGCACCGACGTTGTCGACAAGATCAAAGGCGTGTCGACCACTTCCAAAGCCGGCCACCAGGACGTACCAGCAGACGACGTGATCATCGAGAAAGCCGAGATCATCGCAGCGTGA
- the lpxH gene encoding UDP-2,3-diacylglucosamine diphosphatase gives MILLISDLHLEEERPDITRAFLDLLAGRARSASALYILGDFFEAWIGDDAMTPFQRSICQALRDLSDSGTAIFLMHGNRDFMLGKAFCKQAGCTLLKDPSVVQFYGEPVLLMHGDSLCTRDVGYMKLRRYLRNPITLFILRHLPLSSRHKLARKLRSESRAQTRMKANDIVDVTPEEIPRVMQEFGVKTLIHGHTHRPAIHKLQLGEQAAKRIVLGDWDRQGWALQVDESGYALAPFDFAPPLALPHG, from the coding sequence GTGATATTGCTGATTTCAGACTTGCATCTGGAAGAGGAGCGCCCGGACATTACCCGGGCGTTTCTGGATTTGCTCGCCGGACGCGCCCGCTCGGCGAGTGCGTTGTACATCCTCGGCGACTTCTTCGAGGCGTGGATTGGCGACGACGCCATGACGCCCTTTCAGCGTTCCATCTGCCAAGCCCTGCGCGATTTGAGCGACAGCGGCACGGCCATCTTTCTGATGCACGGCAATCGCGATTTCATGCTCGGCAAGGCCTTCTGCAAACAGGCCGGCTGCACCTTGCTGAAGGATCCGAGTGTCGTGCAGTTCTACGGCGAGCCAGTGCTGCTGATGCACGGCGACAGCCTGTGCACCCGCGACGTTGGCTACATGAAGCTGCGCCGCTACCTGCGCAACCCGATCACCCTGTTCATCCTCCGTCATCTGCCGCTGAGCAGCCGCCACAAACTGGCGCGCAAGCTACGCAGCGAAAGCCGTGCACAGACGCGGATGAAGGCCAATGACATCGTTGATGTCACCCCGGAAGAGATTCCGCGAGTGATGCAGGAATTCGGCGTGAAAACCCTGATCCACGGCCACACCCACCGCCCGGCAATTCACAAGTTGCAGCTTGGTGAACAAGCGGCGAAGCGGATTGTGCTGGGGGATTGGGATCGTCAGGGATGGGCGTTGCAGGTGGATGAGAGTGGGTATGCCTTGGCCCCGTTCGATTTCGCCCCGCCGCTGGCATTGCCGCACGGCTAA
- a CDS encoding DHA2 family efflux MFS transporter permease subunit, which produces MSNNASFTPPSLLLSTIGLSLATFMQVLDTTIANVALPTISGNLGVSSEQGTWVITSFAVSNAIALPLTGWLSRRFGEVKLFLWATMLFVLASFLCGISTSMPELIGFRVLQGLVAGPLYPMTQTLLIAVYPPAKRGMALALLAMVTVVAPIAGPILGGWITDSYSWPWIFFINVPIGIFAVMVVRSQLAKRPVVTSRQPMDYVGLITLIIGVGALQVILDKGNDLDWFESNFIIVGAAISVVALAVFVIWEMTDRHPVVNLRLFAHRNFRIGTLVLVLGYAGFFGINLILPQWLQTQMGYTATWAGLAVAPIGILPVLLSPFVGKYAHKFDLRLLAGIAFLAIGLSCFMRAEFTNEVDFQHIALVQLFMGIGVALFFMPTLSILMSDLPPSQIADGAGLATFLRTLGGSFAASLTTWIWIRRADQHHAYMSESISTFEPATRETLNQLGGASQSAYAQMDQILTSQAYMLSTVDYFTLLGWGFMGLILIVWLAKPPFAAKAGPAASGH; this is translated from the coding sequence ATGAGCAATAACGCTTCTTTCACGCCGCCCAGCCTGTTGCTCAGCACCATCGGCCTGTCGCTGGCGACGTTCATGCAAGTGCTCGACACGACCATCGCCAACGTGGCGCTGCCGACGATATCCGGCAACCTCGGGGTGAGTTCGGAGCAGGGCACCTGGGTCATCACTTCGTTTGCCGTGAGCAACGCGATTGCGCTGCCGCTGACCGGTTGGCTCAGCCGCCGCTTCGGCGAGGTGAAGCTGTTTCTGTGGGCGACGATGCTGTTCGTGCTGGCGTCGTTTCTCTGCGGTATCTCGACTTCGATGCCCGAGCTGATCGGCTTTCGTGTGCTGCAAGGTCTGGTCGCCGGGCCGTTGTATCCGATGACGCAAACCCTGTTGATCGCGGTGTACCCGCCGGCGAAACGCGGGATGGCCCTGGCGCTGCTGGCGATGGTCACGGTGGTCGCGCCCATCGCCGGGCCGATTCTTGGCGGCTGGATCACCGACAGTTACAGCTGGCCGTGGATCTTCTTTATCAACGTGCCGATCGGCATCTTTGCGGTGATGGTGGTGCGTTCGCAACTGGCGAAACGGCCAGTGGTGACCAGTCGCCAGCCAATGGATTACGTCGGCCTGATCACCCTGATCATCGGTGTCGGCGCGTTGCAGGTGATCCTCGACAAGGGCAATGACCTGGACTGGTTCGAGTCGAATTTCATCATCGTCGGCGCGGCGATTTCCGTGGTCGCCCTGGCGGTGTTCGTGATCTGGGAAATGACCGACCGCCATCCGGTGGTCAACCTGCGCCTGTTCGCCCATCGCAACTTCCGCATCGGCACGCTGGTGCTGGTGCTGGGTTATGCCGGGTTCTTCGGCATCAACCTGATCCTGCCGCAGTGGCTGCAAACGCAAATGGGCTACACCGCGACCTGGGCGGGGCTTGCCGTGGCGCCGATCGGGATTCTGCCGGTGTTGCTGTCGCCGTTTGTCGGCAAATACGCGCACAAGTTCGACCTGCGTCTGCTCGCCGGCATTGCGTTTCTGGCGATTGGCCTGAGCTGCTTCATGCGTGCCGAGTTCACCAACGAAGTCGACTTCCAGCACATTGCGCTGGTGCAGTTGTTCATGGGCATCGGCGTGGCGCTGTTCTTCATGCCGACCCTGAGCATTCTGATGTCGGACTTGCCGCCGAGCCAGATCGCTGACGGCGCAGGCCTGGCGACTTTCCTGCGGACACTGGGCGGCAGCTTCGCGGCCTCGCTGACCACCTGGATCTGGATTCGCCGGGCCGATCAGCATCATGCGTATATGAGCGAGAGCATCAGCACGTTCGAGCCTGCCACCCGCGAGACCCTGAATCAGTTGGGTGGGGCGAGCCAGTCGGCGTATGCGCAGATGGATCAGATCCTCACCAGCCAGGCGTACATGCTCTCCACCGTGGATTACTTCACGTTGCTGGGCTGGGGATTCATGGGGTTGATTTTGATTGTATGGCTGGCGAAACCGCCGTTTGCCGCCAAGGCCGGGCCGGCAGCTTCGGGGCACTAA
- a CDS encoding HlyD family secretion protein, protein MATAENTQAQDNTPDTGNPRKRKVMLLALAVVVLLAIAGVWAYHEFIGRFNESTDDAYVNGNVVEITPLVTGTVVSIGADDGDLVQEGQVLVNFDPNDAEVGLQSAKAKLARTVRQVRGLYSNVDGMKAQVNAQQAEVQKAQDNYNRRKNLAQGGAISQEELSHARDDLTSAQNALANAKQQLKTTSALVDDTVVSSHPDVMSAAADLRQAYLTNARSTLIAPVTGYVAKRTVQLGQRVQPGTALMAVIPLDQLWIDANFKETQLRDMRIGQPVDIEADIYGSDVKYSGTVDSLGAGTGSAFALLPAQNATGNWIKIVQRVPVRIHINAEELAKHPLRVGLSTNVEVNLHDQSGPVLAQQPPQKATFSTNVYERQLAEADAMIAQLIHDNSAAAGKTAQR, encoded by the coding sequence ATGGCCACTGCCGAAAACACCCAAGCTCAAGACAACACCCCGGACACCGGCAACCCGCGCAAACGCAAGGTGATGCTGCTGGCCCTCGCCGTGGTGGTCCTGCTCGCCATTGCCGGCGTCTGGGCCTATCACGAGTTCATCGGGCGCTTTAACGAAAGCACCGACGATGCCTACGTCAACGGCAACGTCGTGGAGATCACGCCGCTGGTCACCGGCACCGTGGTCAGCATCGGCGCCGACGACGGGGATCTGGTCCAGGAAGGCCAGGTGCTGGTCAACTTCGACCCCAATGATGCCGAAGTCGGCCTGCAAAGTGCCAAGGCGAAACTGGCGCGCACCGTGCGTCAGGTGCGCGGTTTGTACAGCAACGTCGACGGCATGAAAGCGCAGGTCAATGCGCAGCAGGCCGAAGTGCAGAAGGCCCAGGACAACTACAACCGGCGGAAAAATCTCGCCCAAGGCGGGGCGATTTCCCAGGAAGAACTGTCCCACGCCCGCGACGACCTGACCTCGGCGCAGAACGCTCTGGCCAACGCCAAACAGCAACTGAAAACCACCAGCGCACTGGTCGACGACACCGTGGTCTCGTCGCATCCGGACGTAATGTCGGCGGCTGCCGATCTGCGTCAGGCCTACCTGACCAATGCCCGCAGCACCTTGATCGCGCCAGTCACCGGTTACGTCGCCAAGCGCACCGTGCAGCTCGGTCAGCGCGTGCAGCCGGGCACCGCGCTGATGGCGGTGATTCCGCTGGATCAGCTGTGGATCGACGCCAACTTCAAGGAAACCCAACTGCGTGACATGCGCATCGGTCAGCCAGTGGATATCGAGGCCGATATTTATGGCAGCGATGTGAAATACAGCGGCACCGTCGACAGCCTCGGCGCCGGTACCGGCAGCGCGTTTGCTCTGCTGCCGGCACAGAACGCCACCGGTAACTGGATCAAGATCGTCCAGCGTGTGCCGGTGCGTATCCACATCAATGCCGAAGAGCTGGCCAAGCACCCGCTGCGTGTCGGTCTGTCGACCAATGTCGAGGTCAATCTGCACGACCAGAGCGGCCCGGTGCTGGCCCAGCAACCGCCGCAAAAGGCCACGTTCAGCACCAACGTCTACGAGCGCCAACTGGCCGAAGCGGACGCGATGATTGCCCAGTTGATTCACGACAACAGCGCAGCAGCAGGCAAGACCGCACAGCGCTGA
- a CDS encoding efflux transporter outer membrane subunit, protein MSANTLRSSLTLLLSAMILAGCANYSGLDIEGQRLDAKSLKTAQSLDGVTLSPAAWPKSDWWSSLGDPQLDGLIREALHDSPDMQIAAARAHQASAAAYAADAERYPTLDASAGISRSRLARDQDPLGQGGAYATVRNVSAGFNYNFDLWGGQRDAWEAALGEARAAEVDRQAAQLTLAADVARAYSDLGQAHIVYDLASEDLKRTRQMLDLSQRRLSSGIDSQYQFQQTQSLEASSQASLIDAEKRLNSAKIALAVLLGKGPDRGNEIARPKVLQASAVAVPSVLPAELLGRRPDLVAARWRVEAASKDIDAAKTRFYPNLNLSASAGAESLLGDAMFGSASRFFNIAPTVSLPIFDGGRLRANLDARDADYDLAVAQYNKSLVKALGDVGDTINQLRDIGRQIGAQQHATDIAQDSYNTVVQRYGSGIGNYLDVLSIEQQLLQAQRQLATLNAEQIDLSIQLMQALGGGFQGENLNAANASPASSHP, encoded by the coding sequence ATGAGCGCTAACACTTTGCGCAGCAGTCTGACGCTGCTGTTGTCGGCGATGATCCTCGCCGGTTGCGCCAACTACAGCGGCCTCGACATTGAAGGCCAACGCCTCGACGCGAAGAGCCTGAAGACAGCGCAGTCTCTGGACGGCGTCACCCTGTCGCCAGCGGCGTGGCCGAAGAGCGATTGGTGGAGCAGCCTCGGCGATCCGCAGCTCGACGGCCTGATCCGCGAAGCCCTGCACGACAGCCCGGACATGCAGATCGCCGCAGCCCGCGCCCATCAGGCCAGTGCCGCCGCCTATGCCGCCGATGCCGAGCGCTATCCGACCCTCGACGCCAGCGCCGGCATCAGCCGCTCGCGGCTGGCTCGTGATCAGGATCCGCTGGGGCAGGGCGGTGCCTATGCGACGGTGCGCAATGTCAGCGCCGGCTTCAATTACAACTTCGACTTGTGGGGCGGTCAGCGCGATGCCTGGGAAGCCGCACTCGGCGAGGCTCGCGCTGCTGAAGTCGACCGTCAGGCCGCGCAACTGACCCTCGCCGCTGACGTCGCCCGTGCTTACAGCGATCTCGGTCAGGCGCACATCGTTTACGACCTCGCCAGCGAAGACCTCAAGCGCACCCGGCAAATGCTCGACCTCAGCCAGCGCCGCTTGAGTTCGGGGATCGACAGCCAGTACCAGTTCCAGCAAACCCAGAGTCTGGAAGCCAGTTCTCAGGCCAGCCTGATCGACGCGGAAAAACGCCTGAACAGCGCGAAAATCGCCTTGGCGGTATTGCTCGGCAAAGGCCCGGATCGTGGCAACGAAATCGCTCGACCGAAAGTTCTCCAAGCCAGCGCCGTGGCGGTGCCGTCGGTGTTGCCGGCGGAACTGCTCGGCCGCCGCCCGGATCTGGTCGCGGCGCGCTGGCGTGTCGAGGCGGCGAGCAAGGATATCGATGCGGCGAAAACCCGTTTCTATCCCAACCTCAACCTGTCGGCTTCGGCCGGCGCCGAGTCGTTGCTGGGTGATGCGATGTTCGGCTCGGCCAGTCGCTTCTTCAACATCGCGCCGACCGTGTCGCTGCCGATTTTCGATGGCGGACGCTTGCGCGCCAACCTCGATGCGCGCGACGCCGATTACGATCTGGCGGTGGCGCAGTACAACAAAAGCCTGGTGAAAGCCCTCGGCGATGTCGGCGATACGATCAATCAGCTGCGCGATATCGGTCGGCAGATCGGTGCGCAGCAGCACGCCACCGACATCGCTCAGGACTCTTACAACACCGTCGTCCAGCGTTACGGTTCCGGCATCGGCAACTACCTGGACGTGCTCAGCATCGAGCAGCAATTGCTCCAGGCCCAGCGTCAGCTGGCGACCCTCAATGCCGAGCAAATCGACCTGTCGATTCAACTGATGCAAGCGCTGGGCGGCGGCTTTCAGGGTGAAAACCTGAACGCAGCCAACGCCAGCCCCGCCTCGTCGCACCCATAA
- a CDS encoding MarR family winged helix-turn-helix transcriptional regulator has translation MKHFTPEEFKHCHLGLLLGRAALLKDRIIDTHMEPHGITAAQFKVLIIMAQFGVDTPAELCRHLSLDSGSMTRMLDRLEQKAFLLRQRSEGDRRQVQLKLTEQGQQLADRLPHIGADAMNELAGAISREELKTLEYILKKILLAAGDPITIQRLGDHNER, from the coding sequence ATGAAGCATTTCACCCCGGAAGAATTCAAACATTGCCACCTTGGCTTGTTGCTTGGCCGTGCCGCGTTGCTCAAGGACCGGATCATCGACACCCACATGGAGCCCCACGGCATTACCGCCGCGCAGTTCAAGGTGTTGATCATCATGGCCCAGTTCGGCGTCGACACCCCGGCCGAGCTGTGCCGGCATCTGTCGCTGGACAGCGGGTCGATGACGCGCATGCTCGATCGTCTCGAGCAGAAGGCTTTTCTGCTTCGTCAGCGCAGCGAAGGCGACCGCCGTCAGGTGCAGTTGAAGCTGACCGAGCAGGGCCAGCAACTGGCTGATCGTCTGCCGCACATCGGTGCCGATGCGATGAATGAACTGGCCGGCGCGATCTCCCGCGAAGAGCTGAAAACCCTGGAATACATCCTCAAGAAAATCCTGCTGGCCGCCGGTGACCCGATCACCATCCAGCGTCTAGGTGATCACAATGAGCGCTAA
- a CDS encoding fimbrial protein, which translates to MKRFQNHCPLLLCIAATLLACASSAMAGSCVAVDSKLDTLNFGASLASSTLNIAADTPNGTVVYQDTVQSLGHIWSCSKTSMFGILMNPKLGTASGTETLFPLGKSGLSYRVWFTALDRYQSAPQAIAPNTSYGFGANSVRLEIVKTGALAPKVNIDSGYLGSLQDDDLILKKLNLMNPIVLNAASCETPSVPVAMGDDYQLHEFREAGAKPRTVRFDIALNQCQTGIKKVTYSLKANTQVIDATKGIVALNAGSTAKGIGLQVMNEAGQPIAFDTTYPFDAFNTTGLNFKIPLSAAYYRLGNEELSAGSANTEVTFIVNYL; encoded by the coding sequence ATGAAGCGTTTCCAAAACCATTGCCCGCTCCTGCTCTGTATCGCAGCCACCCTGCTTGCCTGTGCTTCGAGCGCCATGGCTGGCAGCTGCGTGGCAGTCGATTCGAAACTCGACACTCTCAACTTTGGCGCCAGCCTGGCCAGTTCGACTCTGAACATTGCTGCCGACACACCCAATGGCACCGTGGTTTATCAGGACACCGTGCAGTCGCTCGGGCACATCTGGAGCTGCTCGAAGACGTCCATGTTCGGCATTCTGATGAACCCGAAACTGGGCACCGCCAGCGGTACGGAAACTCTTTTTCCGTTAGGCAAAAGCGGGTTGTCCTACCGCGTCTGGTTCACTGCACTGGACCGCTACCAATCAGCGCCGCAGGCCATTGCACCCAACACCAGCTATGGTTTCGGTGCAAATTCGGTGCGCCTGGAAATCGTCAAGACCGGCGCGCTGGCACCGAAAGTCAACATCGATTCAGGGTATCTGGGCAGCCTGCAGGACGATGATCTGATCCTGAAAAAACTCAACCTGATGAACCCCATCGTATTGAATGCCGCCTCCTGCGAAACGCCGTCGGTACCCGTGGCGATGGGCGACGATTATCAACTTCATGAATTTCGCGAAGCCGGCGCCAAGCCGCGCACGGTGCGCTTCGACATCGCCCTGAACCAATGCCAGACCGGCATCAAAAAAGTCACCTATTCGCTCAAGGCCAACACACAGGTGATCGATGCGACCAAGGGCATCGTCGCACTGAATGCCGGCTCCACCGCCAAAGGCATCGGCCTGCAAGTGATGAATGAAGCGGGCCAGCCGATCGCTTTCGACACGACCTACCCGTTCGATGCTTTCAACACCACCGGGCTCAACTTCAAGATCCCGTTGTCAGCCGCTTATTACCGCCTGGGCAATGAAGAACTCAGCGCCGGCAGCGCCAATACCGAAGTGACTTTCATCGTCAATTACTTGTGA